In a genomic window of Bordetella petrii:
- the modA gene encoding molybdate ABC transporter substrate-binding protein, translating into MTVATARAGQVQVAVATDVAAPIRAIAEDFQRKTGNVVVLSTAPTSQLYAQISRGASYDVFVAGNDVLPARLEATHKAVPGTRYTYAMRVLALWSPREGYVDPQGEVLKDNQFKRLSVASPDLLPYGRPAMQVLDRLGLSGSVSDKLVERHNTMDTRRFLADANSDLGFVTLSHIYKDSRIQRGSAWIVPTTLYDPIRQDAVLLENGKENLAARSFLFYLKGPKVGQIMRSYGFHR; encoded by the coding sequence ATGACCGTTGCCACGGCTCGCGCCGGACAGGTGCAGGTGGCCGTGGCAACAGATGTCGCGGCACCGATCCGCGCCATTGCCGAAGATTTCCAGCGGAAGACCGGCAATGTCGTGGTGTTGTCCACCGCCCCCACCAGCCAGCTCTACGCCCAGATCTCGCGGGGCGCTTCCTACGATGTTTTCGTGGCCGGCAACGACGTGCTGCCGGCGCGCCTGGAAGCCACCCACAAGGCCGTGCCGGGCACGCGTTACACCTACGCCATGCGCGTGCTGGCGCTGTGGTCGCCGCGCGAAGGCTATGTCGACCCGCAAGGCGAGGTGCTGAAAGACAACCAGTTCAAGCGGCTGTCGGTTGCCAGCCCCGACCTGTTGCCCTATGGTCGCCCTGCCATGCAGGTGCTCGACCGGCTGGGGCTGAGCGGTTCGGTGAGCGACAAGCTGGTCGAACGCCACAACACGATGGATACCCGCCGCTTTCTGGCGGACGCCAACAGCGACCTGGGTTTCGTGACGCTGTCGCACATCTACAAGGACAGCCGCATCCAGCGTGGCTCGGCGTGGATCGTGCCGACGACGCTGTACGACCCGATCCGGCAGGACGCCGTGCTGCTGGAAAATGGCAAAGAGAACCTGGCGGCGCGCTCGTTCTTGTTCTACCTGAAGGGCCCGAAAGTGGGCCAGATCATGCGGTCGTACGGGTTCCACCGCTAG
- a CDS encoding sulfite exporter TauE/SafE family protein has product MHLFEFLPPMPATVAAVFLLAGLAKGVVGMGLPTISMALLALFMPPAQAAALLVVPSLLTNLWQARPARTLGPLLRRVGPMQMGVCVGTLAGAILFGPPAGDWGVAALGAVLLAYAAWGLFGTPPVLSARGERWLGPCAGMLTGVITALTGVFVVPAVPYLQSLALDKDGLVQAMGVSFTVSTVALAAGLWLNGSYGASAAGASFAMLAPALLGMAAGQRLRRTLSPRMFRLCFMASLAALGAYQLVEGLAS; this is encoded by the coding sequence ATGCATCTGTTCGAATTCTTGCCGCCCATGCCGGCCACGGTGGCTGCCGTGTTCTTGCTGGCCGGCCTGGCCAAGGGCGTGGTGGGCATGGGCCTGCCTACCATTTCCATGGCCTTGCTGGCCTTGTTCATGCCGCCGGCGCAGGCCGCCGCGCTGTTGGTCGTGCCTTCGCTGCTTACCAATCTATGGCAGGCGCGGCCCGCGCGCACACTGGGGCCGTTGCTGCGGCGCGTCGGCCCCATGCAGATGGGCGTTTGCGTCGGCACGCTGGCCGGCGCCATCCTGTTCGGCCCCCCGGCCGGCGACTGGGGCGTGGCGGCTTTGGGCGCCGTGCTGCTGGCATATGCGGCCTGGGGGCTGTTCGGCACGCCGCCCGTGCTGTCCGCGCGGGGCGAGCGGTGGCTGGGACCCTGCGCGGGAATGCTCACCGGCGTCATCACCGCGCTGACCGGCGTGTTCGTCGTGCCCGCCGTACCGTATCTGCAATCGCTGGCGCTGGACAAAGACGGGCTGGTGCAGGCCATGGGCGTGTCGTTCACGGTGTCCACGGTGGCGCTGGCGGCCGGGCTGTGGCTCAACGGAAGCTATGGCGCGAGTGCGGCGGGCGCTTCATTTGCCATGCTGGCGCCGGCCTTGCTGGGCATGGCCGCTGGCCAGCGCTTGCGCCGCACGCTGTCGCCGCGCATGTTCCGCCTGTGCTTCATGGCCAGCCTGGCGGCTTTAGGGGCCTACCAGCTTGTCGAGGGGCTGGCGTCTTGA
- a CDS encoding GNAT family N-acetyltransferase produces MRDSSSIDIRPIAPHDSIPELTALLHRAYARLAAMGLRYVATHQSDDITRQRIAQGECHVAVANGVLIGTIVFKPMANTRGSPWLDRPDVASLAQFAVDPSWQSQGLGGRLMALAEARAAQTGAAEVALDTAESAGHLIDWYVRRGYRHIEYAQWQGVNYRSVIMSRPVPAAEPAPDAP; encoded by the coding sequence ATGCGCGATTCAAGCAGTATCGACATACGGCCGATCGCGCCGCACGATTCGATCCCGGAACTGACGGCGTTGCTGCACAGGGCGTACGCGCGCCTTGCCGCCATGGGCCTGCGCTACGTGGCCACGCACCAGTCGGATGACATCACCCGCCAGCGCATCGCCCAGGGCGAATGCCACGTGGCGGTGGCCAACGGCGTTCTCATCGGTACCATCGTCTTCAAGCCCATGGCCAACACCAGGGGCTCGCCCTGGCTCGACCGGCCGGACGTGGCCTCACTGGCCCAGTTCGCGGTCGACCCGTCATGGCAATCACAGGGGCTGGGCGGGCGTCTGATGGCGCTGGCCGAGGCGCGCGCCGCGCAGACGGGCGCCGCCGAAGTCGCGCTGGATACCGCTGAATCCGCGGGGCATTTGATCGATTGGTATGTCAGGCGCGGTTATCGCCATATCGAATACGCTCAATGGCAAGGCGTGAACTACCGCAGCGTGATCATGAGCCGGCCGGTGCCGGCCGCGGAACCGGCGCCAGACGCGCCATAA